AACGAATTCTCCGGTGAATCAACGGGAAATTGCTGATTCAACAGCGAAAAAAAGGAGTTCACCAGGCGGTCGCGCACCACACCAGCCTGTACGGCCTGCTGCTGTTGTAACCGTATTCCTTCATGGATCGTTAACTGCAACATATTGCGGATCATCTCCCATTTAAACGGGTAATCCGATTCCTGCAACCGTTTCATTTCTGCAAAGTAACCATTCAACCGCCCTAATTCTTCTTCTGTAAGCGTAACGATGGGGTACAGGGTGGCATTGAACAACGGACTGGCATACTGCACATCGGGCGACATTTGCCCATCGATAAACTGTTTATTGAAAATGCAGCTGTAGCGGCTCATTTTCGAGATTTCGATCGAAGCAGGCACCGATGGATGGGTAAAAATAATACAGGGCTGGTTCAAATGTATTTCCCGGTCATCATAAATGAGGGTGCCGCTGCCCCGGCCCGAACCATCACAGATACAGATCTTTAAATAATCCCGCCGGTTAAAAGGGGTTTTGCGGCAACAGGCGGTCGCCATCCGCACATTGAAATGCCCCGATTCACTCGTAATGGGTAAATGATCTTTTGTAATGGCATGCCCGGTTCTGGCATAATAATCCAGCAGGCTTTCGGTTGGAATTTTCTTATCCATTGTATTACAATTGAAATACCACCAATTTCGGCAATTATACAAATCAAAGGTAACAACAAATGGTTGAACGGAATTGTTAAGCGCCCGGTCTGTTTCTCACCGTGATCTCCGGGCAAACAAAAGCGCTTTTTCCAGGATGGGGTCTTTGCCTTGTGACAGGTCTTCCGGATTGGTTTCCACCTCCAGGTCGAGTTTGATGCCATCGCCCTGATGAAAGCTGCCCTGCGCGCCTTCAACCCCTACGCCTGTATAGCTTACTTCTATGGCACCGGGTAAAGAAAGCCAGGTAATATTGCCGGTAGTGCCTGCTGTTTGTCGCCCTATGGTAGTGGTGTTTAAACGTTGCTTTAGTGCCATTACCACCGATTCACTTAAACTTTGCGTTAGTTCATCAACCAGCACTATCAGTGGCCCATTGTAGATTTGGGTTTCATTACTTTCCGGGATAAAATCCTGGGGCCCCTTTACAAAGGCGCCGGGGTAATAGTCCCAGGCATTTTCTCTTTCCGAGAAGGTTGTTTTTGCAGGGAAGAAAAACTTATATACTTCTGTAGACACCTTATAATTCGGGTAATCGCGCATTTCCCAGATCACCGCCTTTGCATCCTTAATATCGCTGAATAAGTGCCGCAACGTGTCTGCTTCTTTGATTGTACAAAAACGTACGTACCAGATCCCTTTTTCCAACTCCTCCCAATAAGGCTTGTCGGGCGACCTGGGGATCAGGCTGTTTATTAAATAGTCGTTCAGCCTAACAGTATCATTTACGATGGCGCCATTTCTTTCAAAGCCCACCTGTACAATGGAGTTGTCGTTCTGCAACAGGCTCATGGCTATATTGCGGTAGCGGGAGGGCTTATTAGTACCTGTGGTGATTTTCCACAATTCCTTTTCTATTTGCGAAACCGGTTTTCCGTTAACGGATACTATTTCGTCGCCAACCCTGAAACCCCATTTTTTTACAATACTGTCGTCACTCTCTGCGATCAGGTATTTGTCTTTAATATGTGCAATACGAAAAGGCGGCATATTATTATTGAAGCCGGGCCCTTTTATAAATGAATGTGAATCGGGCAGTTCATGAATCAACTGCAGTACAGCCTGTTGATATTGAGTAAGATATTTAGCTTGCAAAAACCGCGGGATATAAGCTGTCAATACAGTGTCCCATCCGGGAATACGCGCTTTGTGCGGATAAAAATAATTGATGGTATTCCAGTAGCGGAAAAGGGCCAGCATGCGTACCGCAGGTTCCGGACATAGGGGATAGTCATACGCTTTTTCATCATGAATGATATGATCGAACCGGTATCCATCATAATAACGGGTGGCATAGCAGTTGGTATCGGGCAGGTGGTATTCATATAACCGCACCAATTCATGCTGAAGCCATTTTGAAACCGGGAACTTCCGAATGTCTTTTTCTGAAAAGGTAGTTACAATAGAATCTGCATGCCAGTTCACCGGCGTTGCAGCCAGCTTTGCTGCCGGTAAAGAACGGTACCAGGCTTCCAACAGGGAATCAACCTGGGGCTTACTACCTGCATCTTCCACCAGCGGGATCATTCGTAATAATTCATTGTCCCAGTCGGGATTGCCTTTGGCCGCAGCCGGATGAAAACATTTTAAAAATCCCCATACTTTTCCCAGTGTTGCCAGTTGAGTGATCTGTACAGGAGTTTGCGCCTGACTGTTATATCCCAATGCACAACACAATAACACGTAAAACAGCTTTTTCATATGATTATCAATAAGAAACGGATGACACGCTGAACAAAACATCTTTGACATGCACAACAAAGTCACCTGGTAGAACCCGTTCTACTTTTGTTGTAAACAATTAAATATGTTAACAGCAACAAAAAACAACAACTATAAGGGTGCTTTGCAAAAGCCGCTGCATTCGGGATTTTCAGCCAGCTCAACCGCAATGGAAGTGATCAGCGGAATTGATCTGTACGGAAAACCGGCCATTGTCACCGGCGGCTATGCAGGAATCGGGCTGGAAACGGTAAAAGCATTATCAAAAGCTAATGCGTTAATATGGGAGCCAGCCCGCGATCCCGAAAAAGCAACAAAAAACCTGGCTGGCATTTCCAATGTTACGGTAAAACAAATGGACCTGATGGACCCAGCCAGTATTGAACGATTCGTATCTGAATTTATTACATCGGGAAATCCATTGCATTTGTTAATAAACAATGCGGGTATTATGTGGGTACCACTTCGCCGCGACAGCCGGGGGCACGAATCACAACTCGCTACCAATCACCTGGGCCATTTTCAACTGACTGCGCTCCTTTGGCCGGCACTTAAACACGCCAATGAAGCGCGGGTAGTGAATGTATCTTCATTCGGGCACCAGATCGCTCCTTTTAATTTTGATGATCCTGATTTTCTGCACCGCGAATATGAAACCCTGCAAGGTTATGGTCAATCCAAAACAGCTAATTATTTGTTTTCTGTAGAGTTAGATTTCCGGGGAAAAGAATTTGGCGTACGGGCTTATTCATTGCACCCGGGTGCTGTACATGGTACCGATCTTGGCCGGGAAGCGCCTATGGCCCTGTTTCAACAAATGGGTACGCACGACCAGGATGGCAACCTGAAACCAGAAGTGGCGCTCAAATTAAAAACCACACCACAGGGCGCCGCTACCACAGTTTGGTGCGCCACCAGTCCGCAGTTAAACAATATCGGGGGTGTCTATTGCGAAGATTGCGACATTGCCGAACCGGACCTGGGCAATATCGAACACAAATATGATGAGCCCGCTACGCTGCGGGGGGTGAAACCTTATTCCGTTGATGGGGAGAACGCCCAACGCCTATGGAAAATGCGGGAAGCATTCCCTGAAAATATTGCTAACCTCAAGATCAGTGAAGCAATCAGCATCCTTAGGGTGATTGAACCCTCAATAGATGGCATGCCCACCAACTTCAGCGACCCTGGTAAATTAGACCTCGCCGATTTTATGGAAAGAACTTTATGTTCAATATGCCTTTGGAGAAGTTTGGTTACCTCACCGGCCGCAGCCTCTCTACCTTTCACCGCGACTTCAAAAAAACCTACAGCATTCCGCCGCAAAAATGGCTGTTACAAAAAAGACTGGAGCTGGCGCATTACCTGATAACCGAAAAGAAAAACCGGCCTGCAGATGTATACCTGGAAGCCGGTTTTGAAGACCTGTCGCATTTTTCATTTGCCTTTAAAAAACAGTACGGGTACCCACCTGCGAGTTTATTAAACAATACAGGAAACGATAATCCTTAGCTATACTTTGCTACCCATTTCTTTTTAATGTCCGCCCTGGCTTCTATAAACTCCACGTCAGTACCCTGGGCAATAGCATCGAGCGGATAGCGCAAAGGCCGGGTGCCTTTTTTCATATTCACCAGTGCCAGAATTCCATCAGCAATGGTTTGCGGGTCCATATTAAATTCGGCCATCTTCCCAAATAAGCCGGCGCCCAATGCATTCATTTTATTGGCTGCAGCGTCCCCATATTCCGCAGTAATGGCTGGTTTATCGGCATGAACGCCTGCCTTGCTGCCATTATTCATTTCAGTAGGGTAAACACCTGGTTGAATGCTTACGTTCTCGATGCCGTAATCACTTAACTCATCCTGCATGCCTTCGGTTATACTTTCCACTCCAAACTTCGATGCCAGGTAAGGCACCATAAACGGCAGCGTATGGCCACTGGCGCCGGAAGTGATGTTGATGATCAGACCGCTTTTATGTTTTCGCATGGAAGGCAGCACCGCCTGGTAAGTGCGCAATACACCATAAAAATTAACTTCAAACATATTCCTCACCTGGTCCAATGAATAGGCTTCCAGCAGGCCGAATCCTGTAACGGCCGCATTGTTCACCAGCACATCAATTTGTCCATGCCTGGCCAGTACTTTGTTAATTGCATTATTTACCGACGCATCGCTTGTTACGTCCAGCTCAACTACTTCAACATTGGGGATAGCTGCGAGTTCTTTTGCAACGGCGGCATTTTTTCCATCAACACCCCGCATGGTTGCAATAACGGTATGACCTTCGCCCGCCAGGGTTTTGGTAATCAGCTTACCAAAACCGGTACTTGTTCCTGTAACTAATATTGTCTTTGACATTGTTTGTGTTTGTAAGTGTTTAATCATTTACTACACAAAACTACGCCCGCCACCAGGCGGTTACCATTGACAAATGCTACAAAGATCCTTGACAAAAATCAAGGAAAGCCGGTGGGTCATTTGTTTTTGGAGAGATTGCTTTTTACCCTGCTTAGCGTTTCAGGCGTAATACCCAGGTAAGAAGCTACCATATGGCGCGGAATTCTATTCGCCAGCGCGGGAAAAGTATTTATAAAGTACAGGTATTTTTCTTCAGCCGTCATGCTGATGGTGGCATTTATTCTTTCCTGCGAAGCGTTAAAACTTCTGAACAGGATCTGGTTCACCATATTGTTAAAGGCAGGTAACTGTTGATATAACCTGTCGAAATCTTCATTCCTGATCACCAATATGATGGAATCCTCCACGGCATCGATATTATACTTTGAAGGCGTTTTATTCATCAGGCTGTCCCGGTCGCCCGCCCACCAGTTCTCAATAGAAAATTGAATAATATGTTCAACACCCTTTGCATCGATGC
The Niastella koreensis GR20-10 genome window above contains:
- a CDS encoding helix-turn-helix domain-containing protein — its product is MDKKIPTESLLDYYARTGHAITKDHLPITSESGHFNVRMATACCRKTPFNRRDYLKICICDGSGRGSGTLIYDDREIHLNQPCIIFTHPSVPASIEISKMSRYSCIFNKQFIDGQMSPDVQYASPLFNATLYPIVTLTEEELGRLNGYFAEMKRLQESDYPFKWEMIRNMLQLTIHEGIRLQQQQAVQAGVVRDRLVNSFFSLLNQQFPVDSPENSLKLLTPAHFADQLHVHVNHLNSVIKKNTGKSTRVIIHERIVAEAKALLRNTSWNAAEIGYALGFEYPSHFNKYFKQFTEMTPMEFRQNNMAVSMAL
- a CDS encoding helix-turn-helix domain-containing protein: MPPQKWLLQKRLELAHYLITEKKNRPADVYLEAGFEDLSHFSFAFKKQYGYPPASLLNNTGNDNP
- a CDS encoding S41 family peptidase; the protein is MKKLFYVLLCCALGYNSQAQTPVQITQLATLGKVWGFLKCFHPAAAKGNPDWDNELLRMIPLVEDAGSKPQVDSLLEAWYRSLPAAKLAATPVNWHADSIVTTFSEKDIRKFPVSKWLQHELVRLYEYHLPDTNCYATRYYDGYRFDHIIHDEKAYDYPLCPEPAVRMLALFRYWNTINYFYPHKARIPGWDTVLTAYIPRFLQAKYLTQYQQAVLQLIHELPDSHSFIKGPGFNNNMPPFRIAHIKDKYLIAESDDSIVKKWGFRVGDEIVSVNGKPVSQIEKELWKITTGTNKPSRYRNIAMSLLQNDNSIVQVGFERNGAIVNDTVRLNDYLINSLIPRSPDKPYWEELEKGIWYVRFCTIKEADTLRHLFSDIKDAKAVIWEMRDYPNYKVSTEVYKFFFPAKTTFSERENAWDYYPGAFVKGPQDFIPESNETQIYNGPLIVLVDELTQSLSESVVMALKQRLNTTTIGRQTAGTTGNITWLSLPGAIEVSYTGVGVEGAQGSFHQGDGIKLDLEVETNPEDLSQGKDPILEKALLFARRSR
- a CDS encoding SDR family oxidoreductase codes for the protein MSKTILVTGTSTGFGKLITKTLAGEGHTVIATMRGVDGKNAAVAKELAAIPNVEVVELDVTSDASVNNAINKVLARHGQIDVLVNNAAVTGFGLLEAYSLDQVRNMFEVNFYGVLRTYQAVLPSMRKHKSGLIINITSGASGHTLPFMVPYLASKFGVESITEGMQDELSDYGIENVSIQPGVYPTEMNNGSKAGVHADKPAITAEYGDAAANKMNALGAGLFGKMAEFNMDPQTIADGILALVNMKKGTRPLRYPLDAIAQGTDVEFIEARADIKKKWVAKYS
- a CDS encoding SDR family NAD(P)-dependent oxidoreductase, with amino-acid sequence MLTATKNNNYKGALQKPLHSGFSASSTAMEVISGIDLYGKPAIVTGGYAGIGLETVKALSKANALIWEPARDPEKATKNLAGISNVTVKQMDLMDPASIERFVSEFITSGNPLHLLINNAGIMWVPLRRDSRGHESQLATNHLGHFQLTALLWPALKHANEARVVNVSSFGHQIAPFNFDDPDFLHREYETLQGYGQSKTANYLFSVELDFRGKEFGVRAYSLHPGAVHGTDLGREAPMALFQQMGTHDQDGNLKPEVALKLKTTPQGAATTVWCATSPQLNNIGGVYCEDCDIAEPDLGNIEHKYDEPATLRGVKPYSVDGENAQRLWKMREAFPENIANLKISEAISILRVIEPSIDGMPTNFSDPGKLDLADFMERTLCSICLWRSLVTSPAAASLPFTATSKKPTAFRRKNGCYKKDWSWRIT
- a CDS encoding Crp/Fnr family transcriptional regulator, translated to MVEVFKQYLAEKMPLTEADWAVIEPVCIIKKLKKHQFLLQEGDVWRYHAFVCKGVLRRYSIDAKGVEHIIQFSIENWWAGDRDSLMNKTPSKYNIDAVEDSIILVIRNEDFDRLYQQLPAFNNMVNQILFRSFNASQERINATISMTAEEKYLYFINTFPALANRIPRHMVASYLGITPETLSRVKSNLSKNK